A section of the Flavobacterium sp. CG_23.5 genome encodes:
- the gldJ gene encoding gliding motility lipoprotein GldJ: protein MKLNKILAFRLMLSILMIAGFASCSKKSSSKNASRATGWNVDGKKGSNAKKQETGPGLVFVEGGTFTMGKVQDDVMHDWNNTPTQQHVQSFYMDETEVTNFMYLEYLDWLKQVFPPTEENYKNIYEGASPDTLVWRNRLGYNETMTNNYLRHPSYANYPVVGVNWIQAVEFSKWRTDRVNEAVLEKSGYLKKNAKTQDVSAESSFSTETYLNSPTLTYGGNEEIVLKGKKGARKTPKAGKDGKVTEAKNVYAQRSSGIILPEYRLPTEAEWEYAAAADVGQREYNNYKGQKKYPWSGDYTRSGKRQSKGDQLANFKQGNGDYGGIAGWSDDGADITNAVKSYPANDFGLYDMAGNVAEWVADVYRPIIDNESNDFNYFRGNLYTKNKIGADGKVEIVTKENMKYDTLSNGRIMARNFPGQIAQVPVDEQETYLRQNFDKSDNVNYRDGDKQSTRYYNFGSDSETAKQKEEKIMYNSPKHNVTTDSLGMMVRKYDKSSKRTTLINDQVRVYKGGSWRDRAYWLDPAQRRYFPQDMATDYIGFRCAMSRVGPKADKKKTARN, encoded by the coding sequence ATGAAACTAAACAAAATTTTGGCCTTTCGATTGATGTTATCAATACTAATGATTGCAGGTTTCGCTAGTTGCAGTAAAAAATCTAGCTCCAAAAATGCATCAAGGGCTACCGGTTGGAATGTGGATGGTAAGAAAGGGTCAAACGCTAAAAAACAAGAAACTGGACCAGGTTTAGTTTTTGTTGAAGGTGGTACGTTTACAATGGGTAAAGTACAAGATGATGTAATGCATGATTGGAATAATACTCCAACGCAACAACACGTTCAGTCTTTTTATATGGACGAAACTGAAGTAACGAACTTCATGTATTTGGAATATTTAGATTGGTTAAAACAAGTATTTCCACCAACAGAAGAAAACTACAAAAATATCTATGAAGGAGCATCTCCAGATACTTTAGTTTGGAGAAATAGATTAGGATATAATGAAACAATGACTAATAATTACTTGAGACATCCATCTTATGCTAATTATCCTGTTGTGGGTGTGAACTGGATTCAAGCAGTAGAATTTAGCAAATGGAGAACAGATCGTGTAAATGAAGCTGTATTAGAAAAAAGTGGTTACTTAAAGAAAAATGCTAAAACACAGGATGTTAGTGCGGAAAGTTCATTTAGTACAGAAACATATTTAAATAGTCCTACATTAACCTATGGTGGTAATGAAGAAATTGTTTTGAAAGGTAAAAAAGGGGCAAGAAAAACGCCGAAAGCAGGGAAAGACGGAAAAGTAACTGAAGCAAAAAATGTATATGCACAACGTTCTTCTGGAATTATTCTTCCAGAATATAGACTTCCAACTGAAGCAGAATGGGAATATGCAGCAGCAGCAGATGTTGGGCAAAGAGAATACAATAATTACAAAGGACAGAAAAAATATCCTTGGTCTGGAGATTATACTCGTTCAGGGAAAAGACAAAGTAAAGGCGATCAATTAGCCAATTTCAAACAAGGAAATGGAGATTATGGTGGAATTGCAGGTTGGTCTGATGACGGTGCAGATATTACTAATGCAGTAAAAAGTTATCCGGCAAATGATTTTGGATTATATGATATGGCTGGAAATGTAGCCGAATGGGTTGCCGATGTTTATAGACCAATTATTGACAACGAATCTAATGATTTTAATTATTTTAGAGGAAATCTTTATACCAAGAATAAAATTGGTGCAGACGGGAAAGTTGAAATTGTGACGAAAGAAAATATGAAGTACGATACATTAAGTAACGGACGCATCATGGCTCGAAATTTTCCAGGTCAAATAGCTCAAGTTCCTGTTGATGAACAAGAGACTTATTTGAGACAGAATTTTGATAAAAGTGATAATGTCAATTACAGAGATGGTGATAAACAATCTACTAGATATTACAACTTTGGATCTGATTCTGAAACTGCCAAGCAAAAAGAGGAAAAAATCATGTACAATTCTCCTAAACACAATGTAACAACAGATAGTTTAGGGATGATGGTTAGAAAGTATGACAAATCAAGTAAAAGAACTACTTTGATAAACGATCAAGTAAGAGTTTATAAAGGTGGATCTTGGAGAGACAGAGCTTATTGGTTAGATCCGGCTCAAAGAAGATATTTTCCTCAAGATATGGCTACCGATTATATTGGATTTAGATGTGCCATGTCAAGAGTGGGACCTAAAGCTGATAAAAAGAAAACAGCAAGAAATTAA
- a CDS encoding MotA/TolQ/ExbB proton channel family protein encodes MFSFIQLQADTIANAASNVVIEKIAPNTEISVLEFILKGGFFLIPISILLFYTFYLIIERTLYINKASKIDHRLMLDVRDNLNSGNLELARSIAERSNNSSGNIIKEGILVIGRPIAEIESNMDRAADIEIGEMEKHLGQLGLIAGIAPTLGFIGTISGVIKIFYSISVTENISIGNISGGLYEKMISSGSGLLVGIIAYSAYHLLNGKIDNFALKIQKQILEFVNIIQRS; translated from the coding sequence ATGTTTAGTTTTATACAATTACAGGCCGATACCATTGCCAATGCTGCTTCAAACGTAGTTATCGAAAAAATTGCCCCAAATACAGAAATCTCTGTTTTAGAATTTATTTTAAAAGGCGGGTTCTTCTTAATTCCAATTTCAATCCTATTATTCTATACTTTTTATTTGATTATAGAACGTACTTTATACATTAATAAAGCGTCTAAAATTGATCATCGATTGATGTTAGACGTACGAGACAATTTAAATTCCGGTAATTTAGAATTAGCAAGATCCATTGCCGAGAGAAGCAACAACTCTTCTGGTAATATTATTAAAGAAGGAATTCTTGTAATTGGCAGGCCTATTGCCGAGATTGAATCTAATATGGATCGCGCTGCCGATATCGAAATTGGAGAAATGGAGAAACATTTGGGTCAATTAGGACTTATTGCAGGAATTGCGCCTACGTTAGGATTTATTGGAACAATTTCAGGAGTAATTAAAATATTTTACAGTATTTCCGTTACCGAGAATATCAGTATTGGTAATATTTCAGGAGGTTTATATGAAAAAATGATCAGTAGTGGATCTGGGTTGTTAGTTGGTATCATTGCTTACAGTGCCTACCATCTATTAAACGGAAAGATTGACAATTTTGCTTTAAAAATTCAAAAGCAGATACTAGAATTCGTAAATATTATTCAAAGATCGTAA
- a CDS encoding Glu/Leu/Phe/Val dehydrogenase dimerization domain-containing protein, which translates to MKDLLKKFENKEPEIIFNWKDPETEAEGWTVINSLRGGAAGGGTRMRKGLDMNEVLSLAKTMEVKFSVSGPAIGGAKSGINFDPNDPRKKGVLQRWYKAVSPLLKSYYGTGGDLNVDEIHEVIPMTEECGVWHPQEGVFNGHFKPTEADKINRIGQLRQGVVKVIENPKFSPDVSRKYTIADMITGFGVAEAVRNYYSIYGGDVKGKKAIVQGFGNVGSAAAFYLAEMGAKVIGIIDRDGGLIKKEGFTFEEIRSLFLAKDGNKLVAENMIPFEEINQKIWTIGAEIFAPCAASRLVTQSQIDSLIANGLEVISCGANVPFADKEIFFGPIMENVDHKVSLIPDFISNCGMARVFAYFMEKKVQMTDEAIFQDTSATIKNAIEKAHQLNPSKTNISATAFEIALKQLT; encoded by the coding sequence ATGAAAGATTTATTAAAGAAATTCGAAAATAAGGAACCCGAAATCATTTTTAACTGGAAAGATCCCGAAACAGAAGCTGAAGGATGGACTGTCATCAACTCCCTTCGCGGTGGTGCTGCCGGTGGTGGAACTCGTATGAGAAAAGGATTGGATATGAATGAGGTTTTGTCATTGGCAAAAACAATGGAAGTGAAATTTTCGGTTTCAGGGCCTGCTATTGGTGGTGCTAAATCTGGAATTAATTTTGATCCAAATGATCCAAGAAAAAAAGGCGTTTTACAACGTTGGTATAAAGCAGTTTCTCCATTATTGAAAAGTTATTACGGAACGGGTGGCGATTTAAATGTTGATGAAATTCACGAAGTAATTCCAATGACGGAAGAATGTGGTGTTTGGCATCCGCAAGAAGGTGTTTTTAATGGTCATTTTAAACCTACAGAAGCAGACAAAATCAATAGAATTGGTCAATTGCGTCAAGGTGTGGTTAAAGTGATCGAAAACCCGAAATTCTCACCAGACGTTTCTAGAAAATATACTATTGCCGATATGATTACCGGTTTTGGTGTAGCCGAAGCCGTTCGTAATTACTACAGTATTTATGGTGGTGATGTAAAAGGTAAGAAAGCCATTGTTCAAGGTTTTGGGAATGTAGGTTCTGCAGCAGCTTTTTACTTAGCCGAAATGGGAGCAAAAGTAATTGGTATAATTGATAGAGATGGTGGATTAATCAAGAAAGAAGGTTTTACTTTCGAAGAGATAAGATCATTATTCCTTGCCAAAGACGGAAACAAACTGGTTGCGGAGAATATGATTCCTTTTGAAGAAATCAATCAAAAAATATGGACAATAGGTGCTGAAATATTCGCGCCTTGTGCAGCTTCACGTTTAGTTACTCAATCTCAAATTGACAGTTTAATTGCCAATGGTCTTGAAGTAATTTCTTGTGGTGCCAATGTACCATTTGCAGACAAAGAAATCTTTTTCGGACCAATTATGGAGAATGTAGATCACAAAGTAAGTTTGATTCCTGACTTTATTTCTAACTGTGGAATGGCTAGAGTTTTCGCTTATTTTATGGAAAAGAAAGTACAAATGACGGATGAAGCTATCTTTCAGGACACTTCGGCTACTATTAAAAATGCAATCGAAAAAGCACATCAATTAAATCCATCAAAAACAAATATTAGTGCTACTGCCTTTGAAATTGCATTAAAGCAATTGACTTAA
- a CDS encoding UDP-N-acetylmuramoyl-tripeptide--D-alanyl-D-alanine ligase → MDIASIHRLFLKCKSVSIDTRKIESNSFFVAIKGERFDANTFAKEALEKGASYVIIDNEAYYIDHRTILVENSLIALQELAKFHRAYLKLPIIALTGSNGKTTTKELINVVLSKKYKTKATVGNLNNHIGVPLTLLSFNSETEIGIVEMGANHKKEIEFLCELAKPDYGYITNFGKAHLEGFGGVEGVIQGKSEMYHYLSDNDKMAFINLEDPIQVEKSKMFKSFSFGINKENADVNITKVTANPFVVISYSGFTILSHLIGLYNANNINAAITIGKYFNVSDMSIKAALESYVPENNRSQLLTLGTNQIILDAYNANPSSMMVAIENFKQLDNPNKIVILGDMFELGEESQQEHKTIVTMLLDQIKVNCYFIGTEFYENKVARDNFQFYETFDAFSAHLKNMKLENKTILIKGSRGMALERSLDFLS, encoded by the coding sequence ATGGATATAGCCAGCATTCATAGGTTGTTTTTAAAGTGCAAATCAGTTTCGATTGATACCCGTAAAATTGAGTCGAATTCCTTTTTCGTTGCTATAAAAGGAGAGCGTTTTGATGCTAATACTTTCGCTAAAGAAGCACTGGAAAAAGGAGCTTCTTACGTGATAATTGATAATGAAGCCTATTATATTGACCACAGAACTATTTTGGTAGAAAACAGTTTAATTGCATTGCAAGAGTTAGCGAAGTTTCATCGCGCCTATCTTAAATTGCCTATAATTGCTCTTACAGGCAGTAATGGAAAAACTACAACGAAAGAACTTATTAATGTTGTTCTTTCTAAAAAATACAAAACAAAAGCCACTGTTGGAAATTTAAACAACCACATTGGCGTGCCTTTGACTTTACTTTCTTTTAATTCGGAGACAGAAATTGGAATTGTTGAAATGGGTGCAAATCACAAAAAGGAAATCGAATTTCTTTGTGAATTGGCAAAGCCAGACTATGGTTATATCACTAATTTTGGTAAAGCGCACTTGGAAGGATTTGGTGGTGTTGAGGGTGTTATTCAAGGTAAAAGTGAAATGTATCACTATCTTTCCGATAATGATAAAATGGCTTTTATAAACTTGGAAGATCCAATTCAGGTTGAAAAATCAAAAATGTTTAAATCATTTTCTTTTGGTATAAATAAAGAAAATGCGGATGTAAATATTACAAAAGTGACAGCAAATCCATTCGTGGTAATTAGTTATTCCGGGTTTACGATTTTATCTCATTTAATTGGTCTTTACAATGCTAATAATATAAATGCTGCCATCACAATTGGAAAGTATTTTAACGTGTCAGATATGTCAATTAAAGCGGCACTGGAAAGCTATGTTCCTGAAAATAACAGATCGCAATTATTGACATTGGGAACAAACCAGATTATTCTGGATGCATATAACGCGAATCCAAGCAGCATGATGGTTGCTATCGAGAACTTTAAACAATTAGACAATCCAAATAAGATTGTGATTTTGGGAGATATGTTTGAATTGGGAGAAGAAAGCCAACAGGAACATAAAACTATCGTAACAATGCTTTTAGATCAGATAAAAGTTAACTGTTACTTTATTGGAACTGAATTTTATGAGAATAAAGTTGCTAGAGATAATTTTCAGTTTTATGAAACATTTGATGCCTTTTCGGCTCATTTGAAAAACATGAAATTGGAGAACAAAACGATTTTGATTAAAGGTTCCAGGGGAATGGCATTAGAGAGAAGTTTGGATTTTTTATCTTAA
- a CDS encoding bifunctional folylpolyglutamate synthase/dihydrofolate synthase, with amino-acid sequence MNYQETIDWMFKQLPMYQLQGASAYKKDLTNTHLLVQHLGNPQEKIKCMHVAGTNGKGSTSHMLASILQEAGYKVGLYTSPHLKDFRERIKINGFDITEEFVTDFINKHKSFFEANDMSFFEMTVGLAFDYFAKEIVDIAIIEVGMGGRLDATNVITPLISVITNIGLDHTQFLGNTLELIAFEKAGIVKPTIPVVIGEYTSETKPVFLAKAKESQSKIYFASDLISENYSCDLIGDYQVHNKKTVLQTISILNSQNEFKISEKNIKFGLLNVVKNTGLLGRWQQLGELPKIICDTAHNKNGLEIVLNQVRKEKFDKLHIVFGVVNDKDLEEILPLFPKNAIYYFCKPNIFRGLDVAILQQKALEFGLIGELYNSVSEAYSDAKQNASKSDFIYVGGSTFLVAEIL; translated from the coding sequence ATGAACTATCAAGAAACTATAGATTGGATGTTTAAGCAACTCCCGATGTACCAACTTCAGGGCGCTTCGGCTTATAAAAAAGATTTAACCAACACTCATTTACTAGTACAACATCTCGGTAATCCACAAGAAAAAATAAAATGCATGCATGTAGCGGGAACAAACGGAAAAGGTTCCACCTCTCATATGCTGGCATCCATTCTTCAGGAAGCGGGCTATAAAGTTGGTTTGTATACGTCTCCCCATTTAAAAGATTTCAGGGAGCGAATTAAAATTAACGGATTTGATATTACTGAAGAATTTGTTACTGATTTCATCAATAAACACAAATCTTTTTTTGAAGCAAACGACATGAGTTTTTTCGAAATGACCGTTGGGTTGGCGTTCGATTATTTTGCAAAAGAAATAGTAGACATTGCCATCATCGAAGTTGGAATGGGCGGCAGATTAGATGCCACCAATGTTATTACGCCGCTTATATCCGTGATTACCAATATTGGATTAGATCATACACAATTTCTAGGAAATACACTTGAATTGATTGCTTTTGAAAAAGCAGGCATTGTAAAACCAACCATTCCCGTGGTTATAGGAGAATATACCTCTGAAACGAAACCTGTTTTTTTAGCTAAAGCCAAAGAAAGTCAATCGAAAATATATTTTGCTTCCGATTTGATTTCAGAAAACTATTCTTGTGATCTAATTGGTGATTACCAGGTCCACAATAAAAAAACAGTTTTACAGACTATTAGCATTTTAAACAGTCAAAACGAATTTAAAATCAGTGAGAAAAATATCAAATTTGGTTTATTGAATGTTGTAAAAAACACGGGACTTTTAGGCAGATGGCAACAATTAGGTGAATTACCTAAAATTATTTGCGACACAGCGCATAATAAAAACGGCTTGGAAATTGTTCTCAATCAAGTTCGAAAAGAAAAATTCGATAAGTTACATATAGTATTTGGCGTGGTTAACGACAAAGATTTAGAGGAGATTTTACCCTTATTCCCAAAAAATGCAATTTATTATTTCTGCAAACCGAATATTTTTCGAGGTTTAGACGTGGCCATTTTACAGCAAAAAGCTTTGGAATTTGGACTTATTGGGGAATTATACAATTCGGTTTCAGAAGCTTACAGCGACGCAAAACAAAATGCATCAAAATCAGATTTTATCTATGTTGGCGGAAGCACCTTTCTAGTTGCAGAAATTTTATAA
- a CDS encoding energy transducer TonB: protein MSSTISSDQKKSLAISFLLYATLLLILFFIRFWPPANMAELAGGGGGGGVTVNFGDSDLGSGANYKSEVLQVKNQTKQIPTKSTPEEAILSQENTTEESVVIPTKEKTKKPTVVIKQEIKPVVVKPKVSNNTNDALSSILKGSNKGGDGNDKTAGNKGKANGSLSSNGYYGTGGSGGGTGGGNGTGNGIGTGSGYGSGSGGGSGSGSGGGTGYSLGNRKAVSKPAPKYTCNEQGKVVVEVSVDRNGRTINAVAGIKGTTNTASCLLEQAKIAAMNTKWDASSDAPEKQVGKIVYNFNLN from the coding sequence ATGAGTTCCACCATTTCTTCAGATCAAAAGAAATCATTAGCAATATCTTTCCTTTTATATGCAACTTTGCTGCTAATTTTATTTTTCATTAGATTTTGGCCTCCAGCCAACATGGCTGAATTAGCAGGTGGCGGAGGTGGCGGAGGCGTTACCGTAAATTTTGGTGATAGTGATTTAGGTTCAGGAGCAAATTATAAAAGTGAAGTTTTACAAGTAAAAAACCAAACCAAACAAATACCTACAAAATCGACTCCTGAGGAAGCCATCTTATCACAAGAAAACACCACTGAAGAAAGCGTAGTAATCCCAACCAAAGAAAAGACGAAAAAACCTACCGTGGTTATAAAACAGGAAATAAAACCAGTTGTAGTAAAACCTAAAGTTTCCAATAATACAAATGATGCCTTATCTAGCATTCTAAAAGGTTCTAATAAAGGAGGAGATGGCAATGACAAAACAGCAGGAAACAAAGGAAAAGCAAACGGAAGTTTGAGCTCTAATGGCTATTATGGAACCGGAGGTTCTGGCGGTGGAACAGGAGGCGGAAATGGTACTGGAAACGGAATAGGAACCGGTAGCGGATATGGTTCAGGAAGTGGCGGAGGATCAGGAAGTGGATCTGGTGGTGGTACTGGTTACTCTTTAGGAAACCGGAAAGCAGTTTCTAAACCCGCACCAAAATACACCTGCAACGAACAAGGTAAAGTGGTAGTTGAAGTTTCCGTGGACAGAAACGGTAGAACAATAAACGCGGTTGCAGGAATAAAAGGAACGACTAACACGGCAAGTTGTTTATTAGAACAGGCTAAAATCGCAGCTATGAATACGAAATGGGATGCCAGCAGTGATGCCCCGGAAAAACAAGTAGGAAAAATAGTTTATAACTTCAATTTGAATTAA
- a CDS encoding DUF2809 domain-containing protein, giving the protein MKNKRIHYLITILTIILLGIFSRQIPIVPLCVGDILYAIMIYFIIRLLFLKTSKHKAALIAISICFAIEFSQLYQADWITAIRNTVAGHYVLGQGFLLIDLVAYPFGIFIAFILDRFTK; this is encoded by the coding sequence ATGAAAAACAAAAGAATTCACTATCTCATTACAATCTTAACAATCATCTTATTGGGGATTTTTTCCAGACAAATTCCAATTGTCCCTTTGTGTGTTGGTGACATTTTATATGCCATAATGATTTATTTTATCATAAGACTATTGTTTTTAAAAACGTCAAAACACAAAGCTGCGTTGATTGCTATAAGCATTTGTTTTGCAATTGAATTTTCACAACTTTATCAAGCAGATTGGATTACTGCAATTCGGAATACAGTTGCAGGACACTATGTCTTGGGACAAGGATTCCTTTTGATTGACTTAGTGGCCTATCCTTTTGGAATATTTATCGCTTTTATTTTAGATCGTTTCACAAAATAA
- a CDS encoding glycoside hydrolase family 30 protein, producing the protein MKKIITTALLAVSFFAIAQQKNKISPVLFSTKDRTVTVYTSADNTNLRLSKTDNLQFTDLKQPLETQLCVFVNPSKTFQTFLGIGGAITDASAEVFAKLTKENQQEFLNAYYDKEKGIGYSLIRTNIHSCDFSSGSYTYVDEGDAALRSFNISHDKEFRIPLIKKAIAAADGNANVFVSPWSPPAFMKDTKKMLEGGKLLPEFYQSWANYYVKFINSYQKEGIPVWGLTIQNEPMAKQTWESCIYTAEEERDFLKNYLGPTLKKAGLGDKKITVWDHNRDLLAQRASTILDDPQANKYVWGIGFHWYENWSGGDSMYENVGKVNEMYPDKNLLFTEGCVEKFDYKKLQLWANGERYGQSMINDFNNGTVGWTDWNVLLDENGGPNHVGNFCFAPIHGDTRTGELVYTPSYYFIGHFSKFIGKSAKRISSVSSQSYLLTTSFLNKDGKAITVVMNKTDRKLKYYLCIGTKATEVSILPHAIQTLVY; encoded by the coding sequence ATGAAAAAAATAATAACAACAGCACTTTTAGCAGTGTCCTTTTTTGCAATCGCTCAGCAAAAAAACAAAATAAGTCCGGTTCTCTTTTCTACAAAAGACCGAACGGTTACAGTTTATACTTCGGCGGATAATACGAATTTAAGATTGTCAAAAACAGATAATTTGCAATTCACGGATTTAAAACAACCACTTGAAACACAACTTTGTGTTTTTGTAAATCCAAGTAAAACCTTTCAGACATTTTTAGGGATTGGTGGTGCAATTACGGATGCAAGCGCAGAGGTTTTTGCAAAATTAACCAAAGAAAACCAACAAGAATTTTTAAATGCATATTACGATAAGGAAAAGGGAATAGGTTATTCACTGATTAGAACAAACATTCATAGTTGTGATTTTAGTTCGGGCAGTTACACTTACGTTGATGAAGGTGATGCGGCGTTAAGGAGTTTCAATATTTCCCATGACAAAGAATTTAGAATTCCACTAATTAAAAAAGCAATTGCTGCTGCAGACGGAAATGCTAACGTATTTGTGAGTCCATGGAGTCCACCTGCTTTTATGAAGGACACTAAAAAAATGCTTGAAGGCGGTAAATTATTGCCTGAATTTTATCAGTCCTGGGCAAATTACTATGTGAAATTCATTAACAGTTATCAAAAAGAGGGGATCCCTGTTTGGGGATTAACGATTCAAAATGAGCCAATGGCGAAGCAAACCTGGGAGTCCTGTATTTACACTGCCGAAGAAGAACGTGATTTCCTGAAAAATTATCTGGGGCCAACGTTAAAGAAAGCCGGACTTGGTGATAAAAAAATTACAGTTTGGGATCATAATAGAGATTTGCTGGCTCAAAGAGCGAGCACCATTTTAGATGATCCGCAAGCCAATAAATATGTTTGGGGAATTGGTTTCCATTGGTATGAAAACTGGAGCGGAGGAGACTCAATGTATGAAAATGTTGGTAAAGTAAATGAAATGTATCCAGACAAAAACTTACTTTTTACAGAAGGTTGCGTGGAGAAATTTGATTACAAAAAATTGCAGCTTTGGGCAAACGGTGAACGATATGGACAGTCAATGATTAACGATTTCAATAACGGAACTGTAGGATGGACTGATTGGAATGTTCTGTTGGATGAAAATGGAGGGCCAAACCATGTTGGTAATTTTTGTTTTGCTCCAATCCATGGTGATACTAGAACGGGAGAATTAGTCTACACGCCATCTTATTATTTCATAGGTCATTTCTCGAAATTTATTGGAAAAAGTGCAAAAAGAATCAGTAGTGTTTCCAGTCAAAGTTATTTATTAACTACTTCTTTTTTAAATAAAGATGGTAAAGCAATTACTGTTGTTATGAATAAAACGGATCGTAAATTGAAGTACTATTTATGCATTGGTACAAAAGCAACTGAGGTTTCTATCTTACCTCATGCTATCCAAACATTGGTGTATTAA
- a CDS encoding ExbD/TolR family protein encodes MSIKRKRRFHAEVATSSLSDIMFFLLLFFLIISTLANPNVIKMTLPKAKSNEKTNKQYISLSVTEDKKFYIDKQAVTFEALETTLMSKMNSGKDQTVIVRIPFNLQVQDLVDVLQIGVRNNLKFVIATSPK; translated from the coding sequence ATGTCTATAAAACGAAAAAGAAGATTTCATGCCGAAGTGGCTACTTCGTCATTGAGCGATATTATGTTTTTCTTGTTGTTGTTTTTTCTGATTATATCCACTTTGGCTAATCCAAATGTTATTAAAATGACATTGCCAAAAGCTAAATCCAACGAGAAAACCAACAAACAATATATTAGTTTATCAGTTACAGAAGATAAAAAATTCTACATCGATAAGCAGGCTGTCACTTTTGAAGCGTTAGAAACAACGCTAATGTCGAAAATGAACAGCGGGAAAGATCAAACGGTTATTGTAAGAATTCCATTCAATTTACAAGTGCAAGATTTAGTTGATGTTTTGCAAATTGGAGTACGGAATAACTTGAAGTTTGTAATAGCTACAAGTCCGAAATGA